The following coding sequences are from one Epilithonimonas vandammei window:
- a CDS encoding IS110 family RNA-guided transposase, producing MVNLEKKVVGIDVSSKFLTISFKNAQNQEIVMNIGNLKKDILSCLKKLDQKDYKIVVEATGSYSSKILYYAYSKGFDVYQVNPLTIKKYAEVRNLISKTDDEDAKLIRDFGEKMEICPFEPKKENLEFLEQELNLLQDLEQEKARFSLKLKSLRQKARLNKEVVKHYETLINNLQKEIEKLLKRLPKLEDEELQENKTLLKSINGIGEKTSLLLLVATNHFKSFEHSKSVSKYFGVAPRMYHSGNKKITIGKCRTTKEYIRSVLFICSWSAVKCNPQCKALYERILEKGKCKKLALIAVCNKLLRQAFGIIKSKNKYQLDFAK from the coding sequence ATGGTAAATTTAGAAAAGAAAGTAGTAGGAATTGACGTAAGCTCAAAGTTTTTGACCATAAGTTTCAAAAACGCACAAAACCAAGAAATCGTAATGAATATTGGCAATTTGAAAAAAGATATTTTAAGCTGTCTGAAAAAGTTAGACCAAAAGGATTATAAAATTGTAGTAGAAGCCACCGGTTCTTACAGTAGCAAAATCCTTTACTATGCTTATTCAAAGGGATTTGATGTTTATCAGGTAAATCCTTTGACGATTAAAAAATATGCAGAAGTAAGAAACTTAATCAGTAAAACTGATGATGAAGATGCTAAATTAATCCGGGATTTTGGAGAGAAAATGGAAATTTGTCCTTTTGAACCCAAAAAAGAGAATCTTGAATTTTTAGAACAGGAACTCAATCTTTTGCAGGATTTGGAACAGGAGAAAGCGAGATTTTCATTAAAATTAAAATCTCTGCGCCAAAAAGCAAGACTCAATAAAGAGGTGGTAAAACATTATGAAACATTGATTAATAATTTGCAAAAAGAGATAGAAAAACTTTTGAAACGATTGCCAAAACTGGAAGATGAGGAATTGCAAGAGAATAAAACTCTGCTCAAGAGCATTAATGGAATTGGAGAGAAAACCTCGCTCTTATTGCTGGTTGCAACGAACCATTTCAAGAGTTTTGAACACTCAAAATCGGTAAGTAAATACTTTGGAGTTGCTCCAAGAATGTATCATTCCGGAAACAAAAAAATAACAATCGGCAAATGTCGAACAACCAAAGAATATATCCGAAGTGTCTTATTCATCTGCTCTTGGAGTGCGGTAAAATGCAATCCGCAATGCAAAGCCTTATATGAAAGGATTTTGGAAAAAGGGAAATGTAAAAAATTAGCTTTAATAGCAGTTTGCAACAAACTGCTACGACAAGCCTTTGGAATAATAAAATCTAAAAACAAATATCAACTGGATTTTGCAAAATAA
- a CDS encoding YceI family protein yields the protein MATKWLLDPTHSEITFKVKHLMISNVKGEFTTFNAEIEAEDDTFANAKVSAIIDTDSIFTNNTDRDNHLKSADFFNAEANPKITFEATSLNGNVTGNLTINGITKPVTLDVDFGGINSDPWGNTKAGFSFEGKIKRSDFGLTWNEALETGGVMVSDEVKIAGELQFVKQ from the coding sequence ATGGCAACTAAATGGTTATTAGACCCAACACATAGCGAAATCACTTTCAAAGTAAAACACTTGATGATTTCAAACGTAAAAGGAGAATTCACAACGTTCAACGCAGAGATTGAAGCAGAAGACGACACATTCGCAAACGCAAAAGTTTCGGCTATTATCGATACAGATTCTATTTTCACCAACAATACAGACCGTGACAATCACCTGAAATCTGCAGATTTCTTCAACGCAGAAGCCAACCCGAAAATCACTTTCGAAGCTACATCTTTGAATGGCAATGTTACAGGAAACCTTACAATCAATGGCATTACAAAACCGGTGACGTTGGACGTAGACTTCGGCGGAATCAACTCTGACCCTTGGGGAAACACCAAAGCAGGTTTCTCTTTCGAAGGAAAAATCAAAAGAAGCGACTTCGGTTTGACTTGGAACGAAGCTTTGGAAACAGGCGGTGTGATGGTGAGCGATGAAGTTAAAATTGCAGGCGAATTGCAGTTTGTAAAACAATAA
- a CDS encoding TIGR03915 family putative DNA repair protein has protein sequence MTTILYDGTFDGLLTAIFEVFEYRYQDVEIKNRENFQQENMFAEIHEVVTQQEKSERVLNKLEKSIGKSGINDLLRVYLSEDDELEQLILSVVRHSVKFSDENVLKNFANDDVLKISKICKSVSRERHRMTAFVRFEKMQDDIYFAKINPDFNVLPLIRKHFKDRYADQKWMIYDLRRHYGLFYDLENCEFFYPDEKLNLNQYQEKFHDEEKKYQTLWQSYFTKTNIKERKNTKLHIQHVPKRYWKYLTEKYNS, from the coding sequence ATGACAACCATTCTCTACGACGGAACTTTCGACGGACTTTTAACTGCGATATTCGAAGTTTTTGAATACCGTTATCAAGACGTGGAAATCAAAAACAGAGAAAATTTCCAACAGGAAAATATGTTTGCGGAGATTCACGAAGTTGTGACGCAACAGGAAAAATCAGAACGGGTTCTGAATAAGCTGGAAAAGAGCATCGGAAAATCGGGAATCAATGATTTACTAAGGGTTTATCTTTCGGAAGATGACGAATTGGAACAGTTGATTTTATCAGTCGTTAGACACTCCGTGAAATTTTCGGATGAGAATGTTCTGAAGAATTTTGCTAATGATGACGTTCTGAAAATCTCCAAAATCTGCAAATCCGTAAGTCGAGAAAGACACAGGATGACCGCTTTTGTAAGATTTGAGAAAATGCAGGACGACATTTATTTTGCGAAGATTAACCCGGATTTCAATGTGTTGCCTTTAATTAGAAAACATTTCAAAGACCGATATGCAGACCAAAAGTGGATGATTTATGATTTGAGAAGACATTACGGATTGTTCTATGATTTGGAAAACTGCGAATTCTTTTATCCCGATGAAAAACTAAATCTTAACCAGTACCAAGAAAAATTCCACGACGAAGAAAAGAAATACCAAACGCTCTGGCAAAGCTATTTCACCAAAACCAACATCAAGGAACGAAAAAATACCAAGCTCCACATCCAACACGTTCCGAAACGTTATTGGAAATATCTGACCGAGAAATACAATTCTTAA
- a CDS encoding type II toxin-antitoxin system RelE/ParE family toxin — translation MSKDFYILSKIADQDLEAIFDYTMEEFGFDQAEKYLLEIEGIFQNLIINPQIGKKRDEIKQGLYSFPKDNHIIFYRILDKHIRIVRVLHGSRDVPQYF, via the coding sequence ATGTCTAAAGATTTCTACATTTTATCAAAAATTGCTGACCAAGATTTAGAAGCTATTTTTGATTATACAATGGAAGAATTTGGATTTGACCAAGCTGAAAAATACCTGTTAGAAATCGAAGGCATTTTTCAGAATTTAATTATAAATCCACAAATAGGAAAAAAACGAGACGAAATAAAGCAAGGTTTATATAGCTTCCCAAAAGACAACCATATTATTTTCTATAGGATTTTGGATAAACACATTCGTATTGTCAGAGTTCTTCACGGAAGCAGAGATGTCCCGCAGTATTTTTAA
- a CDS encoding type II toxin-antitoxin system ParD family antitoxin produces the protein MNVSFTKKQEEYISNQIESGDFQNASEVVRDALRLHEFYRHRVIQDLKVEIEKGWNDVLSSRSIKDIIQAKKNKINNV, from the coding sequence ATGAATGTTAGTTTCACAAAAAAACAGGAAGAATATATTTCGAATCAAATAGAATCTGGGGATTTTCAAAATGCTAGTGAAGTGGTGCGTGATGCATTGCGCCTTCACGAGTTTTATCGGCATCGTGTGATTCAGGATTTGAAAGTTGAGATTGAAAAAGGTTGGAATGATGTTTTGAGTTCTCGTTCAATAAAAGACATTATTCAAGCCAAAAAGAATAAAATTAATAATGTCTAA
- a CDS encoding putative DNA modification/repair radical SAM protein produces the protein MNFDRIKEKLEILADAAKYDVSCSSSGGKRKNNGGLGDSSASGICHTYTEDGRCVSLLKILLTNHCIYDCIYCVSRKSNDIKRAAFTVEEVVDLTISFYRRNYIEGLFLSSGIFKDADTTMERLVRVAKKLRTEHNFNGYIHLKSIPGASDDLMNEAALYADRLSVNLEIPTESGLKLLAPDKNREDMLQPMRIVQKGIQQYKDEKKIIRSAPKFAPAGQSTQMIVGATNENDLQIIKVADHFYKNYGMKRVYYSGYIPVTVDNRLPAITAEVPVLRENRLYQSDWLMRFYGFKADEILDSGMPFLDLEVDPKLSWALRNLDQFPVNLQTADYKMIIRIPGIGVKTAKKIVSARKFQVLTIDHLKKLGAAVNRAKYFIDFTYGNPFLKHLTDLNLRKLIIGGSQSKFQNQFSQQLTLF, from the coding sequence ATGAATTTCGACCGCATAAAAGAAAAACTCGAAATATTGGCAGATGCTGCGAAGTATGATGTTTCGTGTTCTTCCAGCGGTGGAAAAAGAAAAAATAATGGTGGTTTGGGCGACAGCTCAGCAAGCGGAATTTGTCACACTTATACGGAAGACGGGCGTTGTGTCTCGCTTCTCAAAATCCTTTTGACCAATCATTGCATTTACGATTGCATCTATTGTGTTTCCAGAAAATCAAATGACATCAAACGAGCGGCTTTCACTGTGGAAGAAGTGGTGGATTTGACCATCAGTTTTTACAGACGAAATTACATCGAAGGTTTATTTCTAAGTTCAGGGATTTTCAAAGATGCGGATACAACAATGGAGCGTTTGGTTCGAGTAGCGAAAAAATTGAGAACCGAACATAATTTCAATGGTTATATTCATCTCAAATCAATTCCTGGAGCGAGTGACGATTTGATGAATGAAGCTGCACTTTACGCCGACAGACTTTCAGTAAACCTCGAAATTCCTACAGAATCTGGTCTTAAACTTTTAGCACCAGACAAAAATCGTGAAGATATGCTGCAACCTATGCGAATCGTTCAGAAAGGTATTCAGCAATATAAGGATGAGAAGAAAATCATCCGAAGCGCTCCGAAATTTGCTCCAGCTGGACAATCCACCCAAATGATTGTTGGAGCCACCAATGAAAACGATTTACAAATCATCAAAGTGGCAGACCATTTCTATAAGAATTACGGAATGAAACGGGTTTATTATTCTGGTTACATTCCTGTAACTGTGGATAATCGTTTGCCGGCAATCACAGCAGAAGTTCCTGTTTTACGGGAAAATCGTCTGTATCAGTCTGATTGGCTGATGAGGTTTTATGGTTTTAAGGCTGATGAAATATTGGATTCTGGTATGCCTTTTCTGGATTTGGAAGTTGACCCGAAACTAAGTTGGGCTTTGCGAAATCTTGACCAATTTCCTGTTAACCTTCAAACCGCAGATTATAAAATGATTATTAGAATCCCAGGAATTGGTGTGAAAACTGCGAAGAAAATCGTGAGCGCAAGAAAATTTCAAGTTTTGACAATTGACCATCTTAAAAAACTTGGAGCAGCTGTAAACAGAGCTAAATATTTCATTGATTTCACTTATGGTAATCCATTCTTAAAACACTTAACCGATTTGAATCTTCGAAAATTAATTATCGGTGGAAGTCAGTCAAAATTTCAGAATCAGTTTTCTCAGCAATTGACTTTGTTTTAA
- a CDS encoding hydroxymethylglutaryl-CoA reductase, degradative: protein MQHQPVEGFSKLSKQRKIDWLISEYLSNDRSYEHILQQYWNNDHDLQKLHDEFSENTISNFYMPYGIAPNFLIDGKLLALPMAVEESSVVAAASKAAKFWLDKGGFKTTIINTEKLGHTHFVMNVEPHKLLHFFNFKLKKKLLEATENITANMRKRGGGILDIKLIDKTSELENYFQLKASFDTVDSMGANFINSCLEQFGKTLKEEVSNEESFSQEEKNSLQIVMNILSNFTPDCIVRAEVSCKIEDLKDDSGISNEEFAWKFKRAVTIAEIEPYRATTHNKGIMNGVDAVVIATGNDFRATEACAHAYAARNGKYSSLTHCTTDNGIFRFWIDLPISVGVVGGLTNLHPLVKFSLALLGKPSAQELMSILAVSGLAQNFGALRSLITTGIQKGHMKMHLFNILNQFGATEEEKQHFVTYFKDKTVSHHEVIAELEKLRQK, encoded by the coding sequence ATGCAACATCAACCTGTTGAAGGGTTTTCAAAACTTTCTAAACAAAGAAAAATCGACTGGCTTATTTCCGAATATCTTAGTAACGATAGAAGTTACGAGCATATTTTACAGCAATATTGGAATAACGACCACGACCTGCAAAAACTTCACGATGAGTTCTCGGAAAACACGATTTCCAATTTTTATATGCCTTACGGAATTGCTCCGAATTTTCTGATTGACGGAAAACTTCTGGCACTTCCAATGGCGGTGGAAGAAAGTTCCGTTGTGGCGGCCGCATCCAAAGCTGCAAAATTCTGGTTGGACAAAGGCGGTTTCAAAACAACGATTATCAATACCGAAAAATTAGGTCACACCCATTTTGTGATGAATGTGGAACCGCATAAATTGCTTCATTTTTTCAATTTCAAGCTAAAGAAAAAATTGCTGGAAGCGACTGAAAATATCACTGCCAATATGAGAAAAAGAGGCGGTGGAATCTTGGATATCAAACTGATTGATAAAACTTCGGAACTGGAAAACTATTTCCAGCTGAAAGCAAGTTTTGACACGGTAGATTCGATGGGAGCTAATTTTATTAATTCTTGTCTGGAGCAGTTTGGAAAAACTTTGAAAGAAGAAGTTTCGAATGAAGAAAGTTTCTCGCAAGAAGAAAAAAATTCGCTTCAAATCGTGATGAATATCCTTTCTAATTTCACACCGGATTGTATTGTTCGCGCTGAAGTTTCTTGTAAAATTGAAGATTTGAAAGATGACAGCGGGATTTCTAATGAAGAATTTGCGTGGAAATTCAAACGTGCTGTGACAATTGCGGAAATCGAACCTTACAGAGCAACGACGCATAACAAAGGAATTATGAATGGTGTGGATGCGGTTGTGATTGCGACAGGTAATGATTTCAGAGCAACGGAAGCTTGCGCTCACGCTTATGCAGCGAGAAACGGGAAATATTCTTCATTGACGCATTGCACCACGGATAATGGGATTTTCAGATTCTGGATTGACTTGCCAATTTCGGTTGGCGTGGTTGGCGGATTGACAAATCTTCATCCTTTGGTAAAATTCTCTTTGGCACTTCTTGGAAAACCATCTGCTCAGGAATTGATGAGTATTTTGGCAGTTTCCGGATTGGCTCAAAACTTTGGTGCATTGCGCTCTTTGATCACCACCGGCATTCAGAAAGGTCATATGAAAATGCACCTTTTCAATATATTGAATCAGTTTGGTGCTACAGAAGAAGAGAAACAACATTTTGTGACTTATTTCAAAGATAAAACAGTAAGTCATCACGAAGTGATTGCGGAATTGGAGAAATTGAGACAAAAATAA
- a CDS encoding DUF423 domain-containing protein: MKNLTLIIGGIYGLLSVILGAFGAHAFKKILSVERLESFETGVRYQIYAAFFLLIVGYILKFETSSEKWISILMIAGAFLFSVSIYFLSFQDYWGINLKFLGPITPLGGLFMIISWGMLIWYFAKAKFN, encoded by the coding sequence ATGAAAAACTTGACTTTAATCATAGGAGGAATCTACGGTTTGTTATCCGTAATTCTGGGTGCTTTTGGTGCGCACGCCTTCAAAAAAATATTATCAGTAGAAAGACTGGAAAGCTTTGAAACTGGTGTGAGATATCAGATTTATGCCGCTTTCTTTTTGTTGATTGTCGGTTACATTTTGAAATTTGAAACCTCATCTGAAAAATGGATTTCTATTTTGATGATTGCAGGAGCATTCTTGTTTTCAGTGAGTATTTATTTCTTAAGTTTTCAGGATTATTGGGGTATTAATCTGAAATTTTTGGGACCAATTACACCACTTGGCGGTTTGTTTATGATTATCTCTTGGGGAATGTTGATTTGGTATTTTGCTAAGGCGAAGTTTAATTAA
- a CDS encoding zinc ribbon domain-containing protein, whose protein sequence is MFFIFGIKTKLVGKEDRKVLKNGFMANAIVSVYKNYFELFFIPIFPFSKKYSIYIPHSDEYYETGFGSSEMPKEYLELCKEVGRNY, encoded by the coding sequence ATGTTCTTCATCTTCGGAATCAAAACCAAACTCGTAGGAAAAGAAGACCGTAAAGTCCTGAAAAATGGCTTTATGGCAAATGCTATTGTGTCGGTTTACAAAAATTATTTCGAGTTATTTTTCATTCCAATATTTCCATTTAGTAAAAAGTACAGCATCTATATTCCACATTCTGACGAATATTATGAGACCGGATTTGGCTCATCGGAAATGCCAAAAGAGTATTTGGAACTTTGTAAAGAAGTAGGGAGAAATTATTGA